One window of the Primulina eburnea isolate SZY01 chromosome 18, ASM2296580v1, whole genome shotgun sequence genome contains the following:
- the LOC140819725 gene encoding uncharacterized protein, whose product MIHVAKMTNDSCWQVRNFDGCHRNCVRDFKNKCVNSTWLGKTFAKKISTNPKLGHLEFREEISTILQSDFSRKPAYMAKRKALKLVQGSVAEQFRQIRKYCAELKRSDAGATVVLKLTEDDEGPRFQRLYVCFSACKQGFKNACRRVIGVDGCFLKVEHGGQLLSAVGLDPNNNILPICYAMVERETKDSWTWFLRLLDEDIGVGNDPHTWTFMSDKQKGLIPALESLFPNAEHRFCVRHLESNMKRDGFKSVAVKIAFWAAAKATRIEEFQVHMAELKDIDAKAYEWLAKKSENQWSKAYFSTTPKSNILLNNMCESFNSFIIDAREKPVIEMYEMIRNLLIGRFQKNRERANKWNGRICSKIKDVLAKTYVEAIRYSPMKSDEMHYQITRSDDRHDQHSVDLFNMSCSCRKYDLTGIPCKHAVCAIWCKKDDPEAYVNPYYLVGDI is encoded by the coding sequence ATGATCCATGTTGCGAAGATGACTAATGATAGTTGTTGGCAAGTCAGAAATTTTGATGGATGTCACAGGAATTGTGTTCGTGATTTTAAAAACAAGTGTGTCAACTCAACGTGGTTGGGAAAGACGTTTGCCAAAAAAATTAGCACAAATCCTAAATTGGGACACTTGGAGTTTAGGGAAGAGATTTCTACCATTCTTCAGTCAGATTTTTCAAGGAAGCCCGCCTACATGGCTAAGAGAAAGGCGCTGAAATTAGTGCAAGGTTCTGTCGCTGAGCAGTTTCGGCAAATAAGGAAGTATTGTGCTGAATTGAAAAGATCCGACGCTGGGGCTACTGTAGTTTTGAAGTTGACAGAGGATGACGAAGGTCCAAGGTTTCAGAGATTGTATGTTTGTTTTTCAGCTTGCAAACAAGGATTTAAGAATGCTTGTCGGCGTGTCATTGGTGTTGATGGATGCTTCTTAAAGGTAGAACATGGTGGGCAATTGTTATCGGCCGTGGGGCTAGATCCGAATAATAACATTTTACCAATATGTTATGCAATGGTTGAGCGTGAAACAAAAGATAGTTGGACATGGTTTCTTCGGCTCCTAGATGAAGACATTGGTGTTGGCAATGATCCGCATACTTGGACATTTATGTCAGATAAGCAAAAAGGTTTGATTCCTGCACTTGAATCTTTGTTTCCTAATGCTGAACATAGATTTTGTGTGAGACACTTAGAAAGCAATATGAAACGTGATGGATTCAAGAGTGTAGCGGTTAAGATTGCCTTTTGGGCTGCGGCAAAAGCGACAAGAATTGAAGAGTTTCAAGTGCACATGGCTGAGTTGAAAGACATCGATGCAAAGGCATATGAATGGCTGGCGAAAAAATCCGAAAACCAGTGGTCTAAGGCGTATTTCAGCACCACTCCTAAATCAAACATCTTGTTGAACAACATGTGTGAAAGTTTTAACAGCTTCATTATAGATGCCAGGGAGAAGCCAGTAATTGAGATGTATGAGATGATACGAAATCTTTTGATTGGCAGATTTCAAAAAAACAGAGAGAGGGCTAACAAATGGAACGGTCGAATTTGTTCAAAGATCAAAGATGTGCTTGCAAAGACATATGTGGAAGCTATTAGGTATTCTCCCATGAAGTCAGATGAAATGCACTACCAGATAACGAGATCagatgatagacatgatcagcaTTCGGTTGACTTGTTCAACATGTCTTGCAGTTGTAGGAAATATGACTTGACAGGCATACCTTGCAAGCACGCTGTATGCGCCATTTGGTGCAAAAAAGATGATCCAGAAGCATATGTCAATCCTTATTACTTGGTAGGAGACATATAG